The following proteins come from a genomic window of Betaproteobacteria bacterium:
- the phaR gene encoding polyhydroxyalkanoate synthesis repressor PhaR has product MSEDVRLIKKYPNRRLYDTATSAYITLADVKKLVLEKVAFKVVDAKTNEDLTRSILLQIILYEEAAGAPIFSSDFLAQIIRFYGNAMQGMMGSFLEKNIHTFLDVQTKLREQSAGKLGESLNAEAWGQFLQMQGPAIQGLMSNYLERSAQTFVDMQQQWQRQTQNLFSTFPFPGFPSPPGSDGSKPDGGKT; this is encoded by the coding sequence ATGAGCGAAGACGTGAGGTTGATCAAGAAGTACCCCAACCGCCGCCTTTACGACACGGCCACCAGCGCCTACATCACGCTAGCGGACGTCAAGAAACTGGTGCTGGAGAAAGTGGCGTTCAAGGTCGTGGACGCCAAGACCAACGAGGATTTGACGCGCAGCATTCTTCTTCAGATCATTCTGTACGAGGAGGCGGCTGGCGCACCCATCTTCTCCAGCGATTTTCTCGCGCAGATCATTCGCTTCTACGGCAACGCCATGCAGGGGATGATGGGCAGCTTCCTGGAGAAAAACATCCACACTTTCTTGGACGTTCAAACCAAGCTGCGCGAGCAATCCGCCGGGAAACTGGGCGAATCGCTCAATGCCGAAGCCTGGGGCCAGTTCTTGCAGATGCAGGGGCCCGCCATTCAAGGCCTCATGAGCAATTACCTGGAGCGTAGCGCGCAAACCTTCGTCGATATGCAGCAGCAGTGGCAACGCCAGACCCAAAACCTGTTCAGCACTTTTCCCTTTCCGGGATTTCCCAGCCCCCCCGGTTCCGATGGCTCCAAGCCGGACGGCGGCAAAACTTAA